From one Thunnus maccoyii chromosome 6, fThuMac1.1, whole genome shotgun sequence genomic stretch:
- the LOC121898760 gene encoding inner ear-specific collagen, with product MMTFLHFLLMAVSLSIATAMPEPFSPDGWEPPVDPPPTLPYPPMDGSFFPDGDNMTEPPAGAMEAYCQMLLQAPVPVPPDQIPWFCLCTHCKSTEGPKGDRGDRGLPGSPGSPGRRGLTGFRGPPGFVGRPGVKGQKGDEGEKGCRGLQGFVGPKGDRGFKGDKGEQGLEGRPGDQGPKGDDGVCPYACESSQGPPGTRGLPGPAGPRGLPGTQGPLGPKGLKGDMGDMGQPGAPGSKGVKGESGPQGKCNCTDGVDGSPGQRGGKGDKGDQGQTGPAGQKGIQGDKGDMGQMGMMGPPGPCMPSIQSAFSAVLTSSFPPPNAPVVFSHLLYNIQGSYDPSTGLYTAPINGTYVFSYHLTVHERVLKVGLFHNFMPVVKTTDPKVLGTTSHSVILHLARGDRVWIQVKDSITNGMYAGSEGSSTFSGYLLHPDTCDMALLRAPILPMTPPPGGYSWGNLPGSSTPTTPTSPAGNGSN from the exons ATGATGACCtttcttcacttcctgttgatGGCGGTTTCCCTCTCCATCGCCACGGCGATGCCGGAGCCCTTCTCCCCGGACGGTTGGGAACCCCCCGTCGATCCTCCTCCAACCCTTCCCTACCCCCCCATGGATGGCAGTTTCTTCCCAGACGGAGACAACATGACGGAGCCGCCGGCCGGAGCGATGGAGGCGTATTGCCAGATGCTGCTGCAGGCCCCGGTGCCGGTCCCCCCAGACCAGATCCCCTGGTTCTGtctctgcacacactgcaagaGCACCGAGGGGCCCAAAGGAGACCGCGGGGACCGGGGACTGCCAG GTAGTCCAGGTAGTCCTGGAAGAAGAGGGCTGACGGGATTCAGAGGTCCTCCAGGTTTTGTGGGCAGACCCGGAGTCAAAG GACAGAAAGGAGACGAAGGTGAGAAAGGATGTCGGGGACTTCAGGGGTTTGTAGGACCCAAAGGAGACAGAGGCTTCAAAG GTGATAAAGGTGAGCAAGGTTTGGAGGGTCGCCCAGGGGATCAGGGTCCTAAAGGAGACGATGGTGTCTGTCCATATGCCTGTGAGTCTAGCCAGGGTCCCCCAGGAACACGTGGTCTGCCTGGCCCTGCAGGACCCAGAGGTCTGCCTGGTACCCAAGGACCATTAGGGCCCAAAGGCCTTAAGGGTGACATGGGTGATATGGGTCAGCCTGGTGCCCCTGGATCTAAGGGTGTGAAAGGAGAATCGGGGCCCCAGGGGAAGTGTAATTGTACAGACGGAGTAGATGGGAGTCCAGGGCAGAGGGGGGGCAAGGGAGACAAGGGGGACCAGGGACAGACAGGGCCTGCAGGGCAGAAAGGGATACAGGGGGACAAAGGAGACATGGGGCAAATGGGGATGATGGGTCCTCCTGGTCCCTGCATGCCCAGCATCCAGTCAGCCTTCTCTGCAGTACTGACATCCAGTTTCCCGCCGCCCAACGCTCCAGTGGTCTTCTCCCATCTTCTCTACAACATCCAGGGCAGCTACGACCCCTCCACCGGCCTCTACACCGCCCCCATCAATGGCACCTACGTCTTCAGCTACCACCTCACCGTCCATGAGCGGGTCCTCAAAGTTGGACTCTTTCATAATTTCATGCCAGTTGTCAAAACGACAGACCCTAAAGTGTTAGGGACCACCTCGCATTCAGTCATCCTCCACCTGGCCCGGGGGGACAGGGTGTGGATTCAGGTGAAGGATTCGATCACTAATGGCATGTACGCCGGCAGCGAGGGCAGCAGTACCTTCTCTGGCTACTTGCTCCACCCAGATACATGTGATATGGCCTTACTCAGAGCCCCCATACTCCCAATGACCCCACCTCCTGGTGGATACAGCTGGGGCAATCTGCCCGGGTCCAGCACCCCCACAACCCCAACTTCACCTGCCGGTAATGGATCCAATTAG